The nucleotide window ctCATTATGTTTATGcgaaagttaaaaaattaattttaattaaatatttcaaaaatatttcttttatttaaaaaaatactaatttgatcattcaaatattttttccgATATACTCATTATGTTTATGAGAAagttagaaaattaatttttaattagttaatattagtcaatttaattcaatgtttaaatttttaatttaaaataaacaaaataattttaaaaatttaacttatGTTACCCAAAAAAATTGATTACCAATCATTACtctaatttttattagacaTACACAGATACTTTCAAGTTTCCACACAtacatggcataaacacaaccaACAAAAGAGATCATTAACGATGATGACCATACATACATacacacatacatacatacatacatatatacatacatacaaacGAAGGATAAACATACATGTAAGGTTGGAATTTGGAAACATACTTCCTTATTCTATTGTTCACCCAAGTTCacacttattatttaatttatataaacacTTCCAACCATTCATCATATAACGTgcttataattttcttttagtaattattatgCCTTGAGAAGATGAGCATCCATCTCTTTAGTACATTTGTCAACGTATTCCATGTAACCATAAGGAGCTTCCACGTTATCATTAATTTTCTCATATTCAAGTGTCCATTTAGCTGAAACACTTCCATTGCTGTTATCAATCTCTTGCATGGTGAGCTTCAAGACTTTATACTGTTGACTTATGTCTCCATCAAAGAGATTGAATTTAATTGTCTTGTTCTTCTCATCAATGGATTCAATTGTCTCCTTGCATGTAGTTACTTTACCATCTGTTGCTTgacaataattaaattttaaaaaattaaaaaaaagaaaaaaattgaggaAACCTGAGAATAATTATGTCAATTAGTTAACATAATTACATACAAATTATGCTAGTCCTTTTGGTTGTcttaaaattttgtcttttgtcTTGGAGACAAaatctaatttttgtttatatttttatgaaatataaaaaatacttattgCTCTCTTCTAATAATCTCATTCATAATAggatttttaaacaaaattcataTAATTCTCACTAATATTATTTCATAGTAAGAACTTTTTTTGTTGTAAATGGAGGgaaactaattaaatttaataaaatctcaaattaaagaaaagaaaatgttaaaaatataattattcatgtatctcctttttaaattaaatttttgaaaaaggtggtatcataatataatatcaaaatttctataatagaaaaatctaaaatttgatTCATGTTGAACTTTAATAGGAAGAATTTTagcttaaaataaataacaaagaaaaaaaaatcataaaagaaatttATGTAAACCCAAAAAATAACTCTtacataaaaaaagatatattaaaaatataattatttatgcgACTTTTACCACAAGTTTAGGTTTTctgaaaaaaatgatattatgaCAGATAAAATCTGAtgaaatgttttatttttaatttacaaattgATTCATTTAAAATTAAGCTTGATTACCTATAACATATGTCCAGTGTTTAACCGAACCGCCGATGCTTTGCCAGTCCTCACCCTGAAGCAGCTTGGCGTGATGCACTCTTTcacaaatattttgaatttggtGGAGAGATTTTGATACAAGATTAAAGAACTTTCCAGCAGGtgcatggatcacaatttcaATACTAAGCTTACCACTCAGTGCCATTGTCTTAAGAAGGAAACAACTACTATGAAGCAAGAAATCAGATAATACTAATAATGTAATAAAGCTAGCTAGCTAGAACATCTGATGGGAGATATGAGACAATGAATTCAGATTTATAGGACcttatatagaaaaataagcTACCTACTATATTGTCAGCTTGTTCCTCATCACTATTTATTGCACTgctaatacaaaattttaatcaacACAAGATATAGTCAATATATGTTATATTACTCAATAAAACCACCCACATTATCCGATTCATGTGTAGGTCACACATGTCTGCTAATTATCTACCATTATTAGTTCATTAGTAAGTGTTTTGCTGCTAtcaatcaaatcatatattactatattagtatttatttaattaaatgattatatttttaaacattttaatatatttaaatatgttattaattaaagtaTAAGACGAGATATGCGAAGTCGAAGTAGGGATGACAAAAAAATCTCATATTCACAGATATCCGCAAGAATTATTATTAcaataaaaatcatttttagtgACAAAATTTTAGCAACAATAatacaataattattattatttttttgcctAACTTATGTTTTTGTGGTTATTATACATTTGTCATTATTAATAGATGTTATaataacaattattattattggagtAAAGCTAGGGAACCAAAAACATATCAGCCAAAACCCAGCCAAATACctttggatgaattcaaaatttttacgagttaatatatatggatgtttcttctactaagtattagaatgtttctttttcatattaaatggatgttcttttatatatttttcgaatttgtgattgttagaAGTGGATAGATTAATGTgagaaaaaagaggaaggtttttataacttttaattagtttacttaatcaatttaaaaatttttaaattttgaatttaaaaaatttaaaattaattaattattgatataaattaatataattttgtttaatttttggctGATAAGCTTTTGGTTACTTatacttttccttattattgccactatattattattctttttacttttacttttaaatttttttaaattaataacggtaattattattattattgccgATAAAAGTGTTTCACTGTTcttaaatcaaattgattaaaaaagattaaaagagaataaaaaaagaaaactgttTCTATTCCTGTTGTCACAAAATACATTCTCACTCCCTTCTCTCGCATCTCTATTTTTGTTTCATCTATCCTCTACATCAGATCTGCGTCGTTGTCTCAGATCTACCATCGTCAAGATCTTCTAGTTTCAAAACTTCTGTTGCTACATATCATCCTCAAATCTACTCTTTCGAGTAGGATTACTGTCAATTTGTAGTTGTGGAGTCGGGAATTCAAAACTTGAAGAACTAAAACGCCGAAAGCGATAGAGATCATAACTTCACATTGCAATTGTTCATTGTTCCTCTAAAAAGCCGAAAGCGATAGAAATCATAGCTTTACATTGCAATTGTTCGTTGTTTTCACGTTGAAGTTTGGTGAActgttaaatttattataaaattaggtTATAATAAcgtgaattttttaattattattttaattttttatatttctatttgtacgttctctttttcttcaaatAACAGCTCCTCTTTTTactccattttcattttcttctttttcttttggttgttGTGTTGAACTTACCACATCATCAATATTGTTCTCTTTTCTCTCACATATCTATTGCTATTGTTGAACTTCACTGTATGAATAcctttgtttgttatttttgaGAAATAGCGAATTATTATTCAATGAATCTGTTGAAGCAGATCTTTGGTAGTCCTCTCAAAATAGGGGTTATTAGGGCTTGGATGTTTATGCTCTTCTTCATGTCAGGTATCAAACTTTGACTTTCTTATACCTGCTTTATCAACTCATATTGTTAATGGTTTGACATTCAATAAGATTTAAGATAGGTTttgttactattttatttattttttaattcttttagtagaaaaaagataaattttgtcAAGTTAGATTTAATTTACAATGCAGATCATTTTTGTAATGTGCATCACAGTAATAGTTTGTTTTATTATGGTAAGAATATAAGataattgatattttatttgttcttgTTAATAATTTGGACCATATGTTTGAAAAACATATAAGAAAGTGTATGATGAAGTTCTACATATTGGTTATGCTTTAAAAGCTTCTGGTGCTGAACCTGTAAGTGAATGTTTCAAAAAGATTTCATTGTTAATTAGGAAATTATTTTAtagataattataaaaatgttCATATCACAGAGTTCAAGGATTAGAGTTTATGAATTTAACTTTTCTCAATGGATTGTGTGACAATGAAGATATGATGATAT belongs to Arachis duranensis cultivar V14167 chromosome 8, aradu.V14167.gnm2.J7QH, whole genome shotgun sequence and includes:
- the LOC107462754 gene encoding MLP-like protein 43, translating into MALSGKLSIEIVIHAPAGKFFNLVSKSLHQIQNICERVHHAKLLQGEDWQSIGGSVKHWTYVIDGKVTTCKETIESIDEKNKTIKFNLFDGDISQQYKVLKLTMQEIDNSNGSVSAKWTLEYEKINDNVEAPYGYMEYVDKCTKEMDAHLLKA